One window from the genome of Eucalyptus grandis isolate ANBG69807.140 chromosome 7, ASM1654582v1, whole genome shotgun sequence encodes:
- the LOC104454432 gene encoding senescence associated gene 20 — protein MRLLTGASSSPSSAAASDDSFEFVPDSITSIGSIVLAEGCDQKRSIYWIHAWTVADGIVTQVREYFNTSLTVTRLGGATRSEIAPAAGFHHCTSIWESNLSNRVGKSVPGLVLAI, from the coding sequence ATGCGCCTCCTCACCGGAGCGTCCAGCTCGCCCTCCTCCGCCGCTGCGTCCGACGACAGCTTCGAATTCGTCCCTGACTCCATCACCTCCATCGGGTCCATCGTCCTCGCCGAGGGCTGCGACCAGAAGCGCTCCATCTACTGGATCCACGCCTGGACCGTCGCCGATGGGATAGTCACGCAGGTGAGGGAGTACTTCAACACGTCCCTTACCGTCACGCGCCTCGGGGGCGCCACCAGGTCCGAGATCGCTCCGGCTGCGGGCTTTCACCACTGCACGTCGATCTGGGAGAGCAACCTCTCGAATCGCGTCGGGAAGTCTGTGCCCGGTCTCGTCCTGGCGATATAG